From a region of the Geotoga petraea genome:
- a CDS encoding transposase: MKEETRKRREKRAFFKELIKKEGLKTIPDVTRFLKEISGTILEEMLEAELDEELGYEKYDRTEEKDNYRNGYTSKKVKGTLGEM; this comes from the coding sequence ATGAAAGAAGAAACAAGGAAAAGAAGAGAAAAAAGAGCATTTTTCAAAGAATTGATCAAAAAAGAAGGATTAAAAACAATACCAGATGTAACCAGATTTCTAAAAGAGATATCAGGAACGATATTAGAAGAAATGTTAGAAGCTGAATTAGATGAAGAACTAGGATACGAAAAATACGATAGAACAGAAGAAAAAGATAACTACCGAAATGGATATACAAGTAAAAAAGTGAAAGGAACTCTCGGAGAAATG
- a CDS encoding MATE family efflux transporter: MPKERRISEKVNVFEVPITKGLFMLAWPIILTNLLQTIYNITDAYFLGKLGPKEFSVPTIVFPIVFVFISLASGFSHAGSSMVAQYTGMGEKHNAEKSAAQTIITVFFISAIIMVVGLILSDSMVSIMQVEPDIHELAVFYLRVILLGLPFLFSMELIAGIFRGWGNSVIALQLMFFAVVTNIILDPIFIFVIDWGVIGAAAATIISRGTFAGVFAYILFSGKLGFKVHLKDFKPDFRFIKKVLSIGLPASLGQAVTAFGFTIITSVISQFGPVVISGYGVGNRINSMVVMFATGMSLATGAMVAQFVGADHKEKAVETVRKAGIITFSTILGISVLLFFYGQYITQFFINDPEVIEVGVTFFKLVSFSLPFFSLMDIFMGTLRGTGHTIQSTIVDMVRLWGIRVPLILIMSETWGFRGVFYAMIISNISAMLLSFLFIKFGNWKDRVVEDYDKSLEEI; the protein is encoded by the coding sequence ATGCCTAAAGAAAGAAGAATTTCTGAGAAAGTCAATGTTTTCGAAGTCCCTATTACAAAGGGACTATTCATGTTAGCTTGGCCGATTATATTAACAAATTTGCTACAAACTATATACAACATAACCGATGCATATTTTTTGGGAAAATTAGGGCCAAAGGAATTTTCGGTTCCCACTATAGTTTTTCCAATAGTTTTTGTCTTCATTTCTCTTGCTTCAGGCTTTTCGCATGCTGGTTCATCTATGGTTGCACAATATACTGGCATGGGAGAAAAACATAATGCCGAAAAATCAGCAGCTCAAACTATTATAACTGTGTTTTTTATTTCTGCAATTATAATGGTTGTTGGTTTGATATTATCTGATTCTATGGTTTCAATAATGCAAGTAGAACCAGATATACATGAATTGGCGGTATTTTACTTAAGAGTTATCCTCCTCGGTTTGCCGTTTTTATTTTCTATGGAACTAATAGCAGGTATATTTAGAGGATGGGGAAATTCTGTAATAGCTCTTCAATTGATGTTTTTTGCCGTTGTTACCAACATTATTTTAGACCCTATTTTTATATTTGTTATAGATTGGGGGGTAATTGGTGCTGCGGCAGCTACAATTATCTCAAGAGGAACTTTTGCGGGTGTTTTTGCTTATATTTTATTTTCTGGAAAGTTGGGGTTCAAAGTTCATTTGAAAGATTTTAAACCAGATTTCAGATTTATAAAAAAAGTATTATCTATTGGACTTCCTGCTTCTTTAGGGCAAGCTGTTACGGCTTTTGGCTTTACCATTATCACAAGTGTTATTTCTCAATTTGGGCCAGTTGTAATTAGTGGTTATGGAGTTGGAAATAGAATAAACTCAATGGTTGTTATGTTTGCTACGGGTATGTCTTTGGCAACTGGTGCGATGGTGGCACAGTTCGTTGGTGCTGATCACAAAGAGAAAGCTGTAGAAACAGTTAGAAAAGCAGGAATAATAACTTTTAGCACAATTTTGGGCATTTCAGTATTGCTATTTTTCTATGGGCAATACATAACTCAATTCTTTATAAATGATCCAGAAGTAATAGAGGTTGGAGTCACATTCTTTAAATTGGTTTCGTTTTCACTACCGTTTTTTTCTTTGATGGATATATTTATGGGTACATTGAGAGGCACAGGTCATACTATACAATCAACTATCGTAGATATGGTTAGGCTTTGGGGAATAAGAGTTCCTTTGATATTGATTATGTCAGAGACTTGGGGATTCAGAGGCGTATTTTATGCTATGATTATTAGTAATATTTCAGCGATGCTCTTATCATTCTTGTTCATAAAATTTGGTAATTGGAAAGATAGGGTAGTAGAAGATTATGATAAAAGTCTTGAAGAAATATAA
- a CDS encoding 2-hydroxyacid dehydrogenase translates to MKLLFDHMKTEYWDKKLKEIKDENEDLEILFFDSDEDKRKKLKEADGLIGGFLTEEEIDIAKNLKIIFVPFSGVNTLPSEKLLERDIIVANSKGNGKVVAERAVSLTMSLLGKIPHFHNDMKKGVWHGFSVGEKPHQSWESIIDKKVTILGTGSIGKSLAKYLKAFDCEITGYKNSYNGEKIENFDILTTDFEKAIEKAEIVYIALPLTNNTRDTINKDNINLFKNKYIVNVGRGPIVNEEALFIGIRDNILKGAAIDVWYDYPTKDAMYKLPSKYPIHLYENVILSPHVAGFNEKAIQYSVDWCIDNVRNYIQNGEPKNRVNMKLKY, encoded by the coding sequence ATGAAATTACTATTTGATCACATGAAAACAGAATACTGGGATAAAAAATTGAAAGAAATAAAAGATGAAAACGAGGATTTAGAAATACTATTTTTTGATAGTGATGAAGATAAAAGAAAAAAACTAAAAGAAGCAGATGGTTTAATTGGAGGATTCTTAACAGAAGAAGAAATAGACATAGCAAAAAATTTAAAAATCATCTTCGTACCTTTCTCTGGGGTAAACACTCTACCTTCTGAAAAGCTTTTGGAAAGAGATATTATAGTTGCAAATTCAAAAGGGAATGGAAAAGTTGTAGCAGAAAGAGCCGTTAGTCTGACCATGTCATTACTTGGAAAAATCCCACATTTTCACAATGATATGAAAAAAGGAGTTTGGCACGGTTTTTCTGTTGGGGAGAAACCTCATCAATCTTGGGAAAGTATTATAGACAAGAAAGTGACAATACTTGGAACAGGCAGTATTGGAAAAAGTCTTGCTAAATACCTAAAAGCTTTTGATTGTGAAATAACAGGTTATAAAAATAGTTATAATGGCGAAAAAATTGAAAATTTTGATATTTTAACAACGGATTTTGAAAAAGCAATTGAAAAAGCTGAAATTGTATATATAGCCTTACCTTTAACAAATAATACAAGAGACACAATTAATAAAGACAATATTAATTTATTTAAAAACAAATATATAGTAAATGTTGGCAGGGGACCAATTGTTAATGAAGAAGCTTTGTTCATAGGCATAAGAGATAATATATTAAAAGGTGCTGCAATAGATGTTTGGTACGATTATCCAACTAAAGATGCAATGTACAAATTACCTTCCAAATATCCTATACATCTTTATGAAAATGTTATCCTTTCCCCACACGTTGCTGGATTTAACGAAAAAGCGATTCAATACAGTGTTGATTGGTGCATTGATAATGTTAGAAATTATATTCAAAATGGAGAACCAAAAAACAGGGTAAATATGAAATTGAAATATTAA
- the lnt gene encoding apolipoprotein N-acyltransferase: MIYLLTLLSGVLTGLAMPGNLFSFLIWGSLIFFLKNLDNSKRTLDRFLHTFIFAFSMLFTTLWWQLPVLSKNIPDILGSYSSFMGVLGFIGEILLLSLPYLLIWLLTEIFNRKFRETSFWNKVLFYSFAYTSAEILKDFGDLAFSGGSLGYAIWDHVGLIQLASIFGYLGLTFLIVFVNSFLAFDKSKYWFYKLPIVLSVLFILNFSIERFIPIENIEKDPLKITAVQTNESQEIKYNINSWKSYVDFSDKLRQAEKTNSDLVIFSESTFMEDITKNEVYDAFKINVKDIGKDVILGFPKSEAGEYYNTAWYFDEQANLVDSYNKIGLTPFAEFLPYEFIFDNFASFKLLRFYERGSEPGVFDVNGDKLGVQICFETYFSEISNSQVKNGAEALISITNDGWFGTKTGLTQHFTQGIFRAVENRRDFVQVSNTGFTGHVDKYGRVVKAIAPFQEEITTFEINKNDGKTIYFHIKEILKLLILIAALIFAIL, translated from the coding sequence TTGATTTATTTATTAACTTTATTGTCTGGTGTGTTAACCGGTTTGGCCATGCCAGGTAATTTATTCTCTTTTTTGATATGGGGGTCATTGATTTTCTTTTTGAAAAATTTGGACAATTCCAAGAGAACTTTGGATAGGTTTTTGCACACCTTTATATTTGCCTTCAGTATGCTTTTTACAACATTGTGGTGGCAATTGCCTGTGCTTTCCAAAAATATCCCAGATATATTGGGCTCTTATTCAAGTTTTATGGGTGTTTTAGGGTTTATAGGTGAAATTTTGTTACTTAGTTTACCTTATTTGTTGATATGGTTGTTAACCGAGATTTTTAACAGAAAATTTAGGGAAACGAGTTTCTGGAACAAGGTGTTATTTTATTCGTTTGCCTATACTTCTGCTGAAATATTAAAAGATTTTGGTGATCTTGCTTTTTCTGGAGGATCGCTTGGTTATGCTATTTGGGATCATGTTGGTTTGATTCAGCTTGCAAGCATATTTGGATATTTAGGTTTAACTTTTTTAATTGTTTTTGTAAACAGTTTTTTGGCATTTGACAAATCAAAATACTGGTTTTATAAACTGCCAATAGTTTTATCAGTTTTGTTTATTTTGAATTTTAGCATAGAAAGATTTATTCCAATAGAGAATATAGAAAAAGACCCCTTAAAAATAACCGCTGTACAAACAAATGAAAGTCAGGAAATTAAATACAACATAAATTCATGGAAGAGTTATGTTGATTTTTCCGATAAATTAAGGCAAGCAGAAAAAACAAATTCGGATCTTGTGATATTTTCTGAATCTACTTTTATGGAAGATATAACAAAAAATGAAGTATATGATGCCTTTAAAATAAATGTAAAAGATATTGGTAAGGATGTAATACTTGGGTTTCCAAAAAGCGAAGCTGGAGAATATTACAATACTGCATGGTATTTTGATGAACAAGCTAATTTGGTGGACAGCTATAACAAAATAGGTTTAACCCCTTTTGCAGAATTTTTGCCTTATGAGTTTATATTTGATAATTTTGCTTCTTTTAAACTTCTGAGATTTTATGAAAGAGGAAGCGAACCAGGAGTTTTTGACGTTAATGGAGATAAATTGGGAGTTCAAATATGTTTTGAAACATATTTTTCAGAAATATCAAATAGTCAGGTAAAAAATGGTGCTGAAGCGTTGATTTCGATTACTAATGATGGATGGTTTGGGACAAAAACTGGATTAACTCAGCATTTTACCCAAGGTATTTTTAGAGCAGTTGAAAACAGAAGAGATTTTGTACAGGTATCTAATACTGGCTTTACGGGGCATGTTGATAAGTACGGTAGAGTTGTAAAAGCAATAGCTCCTTTTCAAGAGGAAATTACAACTTTTGAAATAAACAAAAATGATGGAAAGACTATATATTTTCATATAAAAGAAATTTTAAAACTTTTGATTTTAATTGCAGCTTTGATATTTGCGATATTATAA
- a CDS encoding ABC transporter permease: MVAYIFIFLVLLIFLFLLKDRLITKISFKNIFRKKTQTFLILLGTMIGTSFIIGAMGINDTYNNFVNTNIEKFYYKIDAVVNVDGIEQDKVDEALSKIKQDVDDENILPVYYKMYPVLKEGQIQQLNFSDITNVAVFGFPFEKYKNSEFYNEIYSEPLGPNQAIITQDLADNLEVKVGDVIQILDSANVATILFPNKYEIRDIINSKGLLNYRGRNSESQRGAVILNERKAANLLRATGSKPNQYLINLDDFENQEQIFAEIESLEESIDGLSVVFPKKRQREMLSSGEISAIFLALSSFSFLAGGILMISIYSMLMNQRKKEMGVLRAIGFKKDKIRRMIFFEGVFYNLFSVPLGLISGYLLSRFTFEQISGFSESLSNFELFSYFPQINEFFVRPESFIISGIAGFLIPTIFIYFYSYNVSNMNIVNAIKGIKQESKSRTKTYLAGYLIISLLVSWLLNFNYSVIYFLISTFALLLPLIFKKLMDKKIFINIAYFAVFLSTILIPSEDYIFIGAKSFVMIISSVVIFLYDFDFIILGIKKLLNIFKINKAIVNISTSYPSKKKGDVSLIIILYSIVLFLIVISTIIPNIQRTQMNRSRDELFAGFDGAVINIPVPLLSTKSDKSQIKEIKYVEEAANFYYVPSTLVNADNEYFPLMIGSDEFFDVNNIKVKEKMDYMKNMSDREVWQEIKNNPNYIAFPESINNSLKEKVKVGQEIEIGKLNATFSMTERPELSENVEMKIPFTVAAIIPEVINTITMGPIVSDNFEGYSQFIQGSFNGQIFTLQENYVRKELENVFKQNKYFFVLVDDLVNFGLNATEGVFSIINSFLYFGLIVGVVGLAITFIKSIDLRTSAIGMLKAIGFNNKMVFESFFIEYSIMIFLAILSGLLSGIIGSYNIYTVFIGEAMPFIIPWMNLIYIAIGLYAVSIASIIIPLYNTTKIQAAESMRVED, from the coding sequence ATGGTTGCTTATATATTTATATTCTTAGTTTTGTTGATATTCCTCTTCTTGTTGAAAGACAGGCTCATTACCAAAATATCCTTTAAAAATATTTTTAGAAAAAAAACACAAACATTTCTTATTTTACTTGGAACTATGATTGGTACGTCTTTTATAATTGGAGCAATGGGTATCAACGACACATACAACAACTTTGTCAACACAAATATAGAAAAATTTTATTATAAAATAGATGCCGTTGTAAATGTAGATGGGATAGAGCAAGATAAGGTAGATGAGGCTTTATCTAAAATAAAGCAAGATGTCGATGATGAAAATATCTTGCCTGTTTATTATAAGATGTACCCTGTTTTAAAAGAAGGACAAATTCAACAACTTAATTTTTCTGATATTACAAATGTAGCAGTGTTTGGGTTCCCTTTCGAAAAATATAAAAATAGTGAATTTTACAACGAAATATATTCAGAACCTCTTGGCCCAAATCAGGCAATCATCACACAAGATTTGGCGGATAATTTAGAGGTTAAAGTTGGTGACGTTATACAAATTCTTGATTCAGCAAATGTTGCCACGATATTGTTCCCCAACAAATACGAGATAAGGGATATAATCAATTCAAAAGGACTGTTGAACTATAGAGGTAGAAATTCAGAATCACAGCGAGGTGCAGTCATTTTAAACGAAAGAAAGGCTGCCAATCTTTTAAGGGCTACTGGTTCAAAGCCAAATCAATATTTGATAAATTTAGATGATTTTGAAAATCAAGAGCAAATTTTTGCCGAGATAGAAAGCTTAGAAGAATCTATAGATGGATTAAGTGTAGTTTTTCCAAAAAAAAGGCAGAGAGAGATGCTATCTTCTGGAGAAATTTCTGCTATATTTTTGGCCCTATCATCATTTTCTTTTTTAGCAGGTGGAATTCTCATGATAAGTATTTATTCCATGCTAATGAACCAAAGAAAAAAAGAAATGGGTGTGTTGAGGGCTATTGGTTTTAAAAAAGATAAGATAAGAAGAATGATCTTTTTTGAGGGAGTTTTTTATAATCTTTTCTCAGTTCCATTGGGGTTGATATCTGGTTATCTGTTATCCAGATTTACCTTTGAACAGATAAGTGGTTTTAGTGAATCACTATCTAATTTTGAATTGTTCTCTTATTTTCCTCAGATTAACGAATTTTTTGTGAGGCCAGAGTCTTTCATAATATCTGGAATAGCCGGCTTTTTAATACCGACAATATTTATATATTTTTACTCTTATAATGTTTCAAATATGAATATTGTAAATGCAATAAAAGGTATAAAACAAGAATCAAAATCAAGAACAAAGACATATCTGGCAGGATATTTGATTATTTCTTTATTGGTTTCCTGGCTTTTGAATTTCAATTATTCAGTTATATATTTTTTGATTAGCACATTCGCTCTTTTACTTCCTTTGATCTTTAAAAAATTGATGGACAAAAAGATTTTTATTAACATAGCTTATTTTGCAGTTTTTTTATCTACAATTTTGATTCCATCTGAAGATTATATATTCATAGGAGCGAAAAGTTTTGTTATGATAATATCCAGTGTTGTGATATTTTTGTACGATTTTGATTTCATAATACTTGGAATAAAAAAACTTCTAAATATTTTCAAGATAAATAAAGCGATAGTAAATATATCCACATCTTATCCATCAAAAAAGAAGGGCGATGTATCCTTAATAATAATTTTATATTCAATAGTTCTGTTTTTAATAGTTATTTCCACAATAATCCCGAATATTCAAAGAACACAGATGAATAGATCAAGAGACGAGCTTTTTGCTGGATTTGATGGAGCAGTAATTAATATTCCCGTTCCTTTATTATCCACAAAATCTGATAAGTCTCAAATAAAAGAAATAAAATACGTTGAGGAAGCTGCTAATTTTTATTATGTTCCTTCGACATTGGTCAATGCAGATAATGAATATTTTCCTTTGATGATAGGTTCTGACGAGTTCTTTGATGTTAACAACATAAAAGTGAAAGAAAAAATGGATTATATGAAAAACATGTCAGATCGGGAAGTTTGGCAAGAGATTAAAAACAATCCAAACTATATAGCCTTTCCCGAATCGATAAACAATTCATTGAAAGAAAAAGTAAAAGTAGGGCAAGAAATAGAAATAGGCAAATTAAATGCTACTTTTAGTATGACAGAAAGGCCAGAATTATCAGAAAACGTTGAAATGAAAATACCTTTCACTGTTGCAGCAATTATTCCAGAGGTAATAAACACCATAACAATGGGGCCAATAGTTTCAGATAATTTTGAAGGATATAGTCAATTTATACAAGGATCTTTTAACGGTCAAATATTCACGTTGCAAGAAAATTATGTTAGAAAAGAATTGGAAAATGTTTTTAAACAAAACAAATACTTTTTTGTATTAGTTGATGATCTTGTTAACTTTGGGCTCAATGCTACTGAAGGAGTTTTTTCTATAATAAATTCTTTCTTGTATTTTGGTTTAATTGTTGGAGTTGTTGGCCTTGCTATAACATTTATAAAATCTATAGATTTAAGAACCAGTGCAATAGGGATGTTGAAGGCTATTGGTTTTAATAATAAAATGGTTTTTGAAAGCTTCTTTATTGAATATTCAATAATGATTTTCTTGGCGATATTATCCGGACTTTTATCTGGAATAATAGGTTCGTACAATATATATACAGTGTTTATAGGTGAGGCTATGCCTTTTATAATACCTTGGATGAATTTGATTTATATAGCTATAGGTTTGTATGCAGTTTCAATTGCCTCAATAATCATTCCTTTGTATAATACAACAAAAATTCAGGCAGCAGAATCAATGCGTGTAGAAGACTAA
- a CDS encoding ABC transporter ATP-binding protein, giving the protein MIKVEDLSKIYTERAKEVRALDNVNVEMNEGEIISILGPSGSGKSTFLNCLSGIDRPTHGKIFIDDYEITNKSDNEVTEFRAKNMGFIFQFFNLIPVLNVIENVKLPMLINEQKEKLAEEKAKELLIKVGLEDKMNVDVSTLSGGEAQRVSIARALINEPKIVWADEPTGALDKKTGNEILELIKNLNETKGTSFIIVTHDPKVTKFSNSIYLMESGKLRKQ; this is encoded by the coding sequence ATGATTAAAGTTGAAGATTTATCTAAAATATACACAGAAAGGGCGAAAGAAGTCAGAGCTTTAGACAATGTTAATGTAGAAATGAATGAAGGTGAAATTATTTCAATACTTGGCCCTTCTGGTTCTGGAAAGTCAACATTTTTAAACTGTTTATCGGGTATTGATAGGCCCACACATGGGAAAATATTTATAGATGATTACGAGATTACCAACAAATCAGATAATGAAGTAACTGAGTTTAGGGCTAAAAATATGGGTTTTATTTTCCAATTTTTCAACCTTATACCTGTGTTAAATGTAATTGAGAACGTGAAATTACCAATGCTTATAAACGAACAAAAAGAGAAATTGGCCGAAGAAAAAGCTAAAGAATTGTTGATCAAAGTTGGACTCGAGGATAAAATGAATGTTGATGTATCGACTTTAAGTGGTGGAGAAGCCCAAAGGGTATCCATTGCAAGAGCACTGATTAACGAGCCTAAAATAGTATGGGCCGATGAGCCAACAGGTGCTTTGGATAAAAAAACAGGTAATGAGATCTTGGAATTGATAAAAAATTTGAATGAAACAAAGGGAACGTCTTTTATCATAGTTACACATGACCCAAAAGTGACTAAGTTCTCTAATTCCATATATCTAATGGAAAGCGGAAAGTTGAGGAAACAATAA
- a CDS encoding ROK family protein, with protein MDKVRNTKIENIKKSLKFIFLNNKTTRKEISEYTNLSNSSITRVINYLMANDFILKSNKINESKYGRKSEMLMVNKNKLRIFVVDIDVNTTMFGEGYFDGTVDLLKTIPTPDSFDELNSIVKSYISSLNKDFFYISYSIPGIVDIGSKRIKDTPNLKWKDFSYNSLIKNDDIILDNDSNLSILAEKIRSEDMKDKKNAIFILIKEGIGSGLLLNDEIYRGFSFSAGEIGHNYIFGEKVKFEHFIDFERNYEKTIDTIALNISYAINLLNLEKVIIGGKIINYPAVTFRELKKRIQKYTYVNNDNVDIRVTEFNYVPASMIGACVNGVIKYIDNI; from the coding sequence ATGGATAAGGTTAGAAATACAAAAATAGAAAATATAAAAAAATCTCTAAAATTTATCTTTTTGAACAATAAGACTACCAGAAAGGAGATATCTGAATATACTAATTTAAGCAATTCTTCAATTACGCGTGTTATAAATTATTTAATGGCTAATGATTTCATTCTTAAATCAAACAAGATAAATGAGTCCAAATATGGAAGAAAAAGTGAAATGCTCATGGTGAACAAAAATAAGCTAAGAATTTTTGTCGTAGATATTGACGTAAACACCACTATGTTTGGAGAAGGTTATTTTGATGGAACAGTTGATCTGTTAAAAACCATTCCAACTCCTGATTCTTTTGACGAATTAAACAGTATAGTAAAAAGCTATATTTCATCGTTGAATAAAGACTTTTTTTATATTTCGTATTCTATACCAGGAATTGTGGACATAGGAAGCAAAAGAATAAAAGACACTCCAAATTTAAAATGGAAAGATTTTAGCTACAATTCTCTTATTAAGAATGATGACATCATATTGGATAATGACTCGAACTTATCCATTTTAGCCGAAAAAATAAGATCAGAGGATATGAAAGATAAAAAAAACGCTATATTTATTTTGATTAAAGAAGGGATTGGTTCAGGTCTGCTTTTGAATGACGAGATATACAGGGGCTTTTCGTTTTCTGCAGGGGAAATCGGTCACAATTACATTTTTGGAGAAAAGGTAAAATTCGAACACTTTATAGATTTTGAAAGAAACTATGAAAAAACAATAGATACAATTGCGTTAAACATTTCTTATGCTATAAACCTACTTAACCTTGAAAAGGTTATAATAGGTGGGAAAATAATAAACTATCCAGCAGTTACATTTAGGGAATTAAAAAAAAGAATTCAGAAATATACTTATGTAAATAACGATAATGTAGATATAAGGGTTACGGAGTTTAATTACGTGCCAGCAAGCATGATAGGCGCATGTGTCAACGGGGTAATAAAGTATATAGACAATATATAA
- a CDS encoding 5-(carboxyamino)imidazole ribonucleotide mutase encodes MAKVLVVAGSKSDETFVKQALDLFDEWNIDYNFEVMSAHRDLEKLTVYIKNLDDDYKVIIAVAGLAAALPGVIASLSSLPVIGVPNDVGPLKGVDALLSMVQMPKGVPVATMGIGNHGMKNAAYFTKRLLKEGK; translated from the coding sequence ATGGCCAAAGTACTTGTTGTTGCTGGTAGTAAATCCGACGAAACTTTTGTAAAACAAGCACTGGATCTTTTCGATGAATGGAATATCGATTATAACTTTGAAGTTATGAGTGCACACAGAGACCTTGAAAAATTAACAGTTTACATCAAAAATTTAGATGATGATTACAAAGTAATAATAGCTGTTGCGGGTTTGGCCGCCGCCTTACCTGGAGTTATCGCTTCTCTTTCTTCTCTCCCGGTTATTGGTGTCCCAAACGATGTCGGCCCTTTAAAAGGCGTAGATGCACTTCTTTCAATGGTTCAAATGCCCAAAGGAGTCCCCGTTGCTACTATGGGAATTGGAAACCACGGAATGAAAAACGCTGCATACTTCACAAAGAGACTTTTGAAGGAGGGGAAATAA
- the purC gene encoding phosphoribosylaminoimidazolesuccinocarboxamide synthase, whose amino-acid sequence MNLSDLKFMYEGKAKKLYEYDEDKTLIYYKDDVTANNGEMKDNMKGKGNINKKFSVYFFKMLEEKGIETHFVEDVDENSFIAEKVDIIPLEVIVRNYAAGSFCRRYGVEKGMKLEFPLVEFSLKDDTLGDPMISKDAALAIKLTDEKTINYLKDQALKINKILNNYFLEKNIILVDYKLEFGIKNGKIILADEISPDTCRFWDSKTKESLDKDVYRESKGNLVDTYSSLTRRLGL is encoded by the coding sequence ATGAATTTATCAGATTTAAAATTCATGTACGAAGGAAAAGCTAAAAAATTATACGAATATGATGAAGATAAAACGCTAATATACTACAAAGACGACGTAACTGCTAATAATGGAGAAATGAAAGACAACATGAAGGGAAAAGGTAATATAAACAAGAAATTTTCAGTTTACTTTTTTAAAATGCTCGAAGAAAAAGGCATAGAAACTCATTTTGTTGAGGATGTTGATGAAAATTCATTTATAGCAGAAAAAGTAGACATAATTCCTTTAGAAGTTATAGTTAGAAACTATGCCGCAGGGAGCTTTTGTAGAAGATACGGTGTTGAAAAAGGTATGAAACTTGAATTTCCTTTAGTTGAATTTTCTTTAAAAGATGACACTCTTGGCGATCCAATGATTTCAAAAGATGCAGCTTTGGCAATAAAGCTAACTGATGAAAAAACCATTAATTATCTTAAAGATCAAGCCCTCAAAATTAACAAAATTTTGAATAATTATTTTTTAGAAAAAAACATAATTTTAGTCGACTATAAATTGGAATTTGGTATTAAGAATGGAAAAATAATTCTCGCTGATGAAATATCCCCGGACACATGTAGATTTTGGGATTCTAAAACAAAAGAATCTTTAGATAAAGATGTATATAGAGAATCAAAAGGCAACTTGGTAGACACTTACAGCTCTCTAACAAGGAGGCTGGGTCTATGA
- the purS gene encoding phosphoribosylformylglycinamidine synthase subunit PurS, with the protein MNKFDFEVKISLKKGILDTQGMATEKVLKRMGYNINSINFGKDIKFSLESKDENSARKIAEQIAHGVLTNPVLETYELNIIKPEGEN; encoded by the coding sequence ATGAATAAATTCGACTTTGAGGTGAAAATATCTTTAAAAAAAGGTATTTTGGATACACAAGGGATGGCTACAGAAAAAGTTTTAAAAAGAATGGGGTATAACATAAATTCGATAAATTTTGGAAAAGATATAAAATTTAGTCTTGAATCAAAAGATGAAAATAGTGCAAGAAAAATTGCTGAACAAATAGCACACGGGGTTCTTACAAACCCTGTGTTAGAAACTTACGAGTTAAATATAATCAAACCAGAAGGTGAAAATTAA
- the purQ gene encoding phosphoribosylformylglycinamidine synthase subunit PurQ, with product MKAGVIVFPGSNCDRDAGFALEKIGFDYDYIWHDFEKVLDYDFLFLPGGFSYGDYLRAGALAKFSPVMKNVEKFIENERGLVLGVCNGFQILTESGILKGALSQNEKMKFICDDVDVEIKNRKSPFTKYIEKETLEIPIAHMDGNFKIEEKDYKELKNNDQIVFEYKDNPNGSYKNIAGIMNDKKNVLGMMPHPERNAVKLLGNGDGASILLSIRRFLENE from the coding sequence ATAAAAGCTGGTGTAATTGTTTTCCCAGGGTCTAATTGCGATAGAGACGCGGGATTTGCACTTGAAAAAATAGGTTTTGATTACGATTATATTTGGCATGATTTTGAAAAGGTTTTAGATTATGATTTTTTATTTTTGCCTGGTGGGTTTTCTTATGGAGATTATTTAAGAGCTGGGGCATTGGCAAAGTTTTCTCCAGTTATGAAAAATGTTGAAAAATTCATTGAAAACGAAAGAGGTCTTGTGCTTGGTGTTTGTAATGGATTTCAGATACTTACAGAATCAGGAATATTAAAAGGTGCTCTTTCGCAAAATGAAAAGATGAAATTCATTTGTGATGATGTTGATGTTGAAATAAAAAATAGAAAATCTCCATTCACAAAGTATATAGAAAAAGAAACTTTGGAAATACCAATTGCCCATATGGACGGAAATTTCAAAATAGAAGAAAAAGATTACAAAGAACTTAAAAATAATGATCAAATTGTATTTGAATACAAAGATAATCCAAACGGTTCATATAAAAATATTGCTGGAATAATGAACGATAAGAAAAATGTCCTCGGTATGATGCCTCATCCAGAGAGAAATGCTGTCAAACTTCTGGGAAATGGAGATGGAGCTTCTATCTTACTTTCTATTAGGAGGTTTTTAGAAAATGAATAA